Proteins from a genomic interval of Alphaproteobacteria bacterium:
- a CDS encoding SDR family oxidoreductase: MSFANYPSLKDVVVFVTGGASGIGEEIVRAFAGQGSHIGFVDMDAARGTALADDLKAGGTKVHFEAADLRDIEALKRAFAGMEAALGPAGVLVNNAARDDRHGWEDVTPEYYDERIATNLRHMFFAIQAVAPGMIRAGKGAIVNFGSNSWWEKASGMPVYTTAKAAVHGLTRGMARDLGKHRIRVNTVVPGWVMTERQKTLWATPEALERHRQNQCLPDLIEPVYLARMVLFLASDDGAMCTANNYMVEAGSI, translated from the coding sequence ATGAGCTTCGCAAACTATCCGAGCCTGAAGGACGTCGTCGTCTTCGTCACCGGCGGCGCTTCCGGCATCGGTGAGGAGATCGTTCGCGCATTCGCCGGCCAGGGCTCGCACATCGGGTTTGTCGACATGGACGCGGCCCGCGGCACCGCGCTGGCCGACGATCTGAAGGCCGGGGGCACCAAGGTGCATTTCGAGGCGGCCGATCTGCGCGACATCGAGGCGCTGAAGCGCGCCTTTGCCGGCATGGAGGCGGCGCTCGGGCCGGCCGGCGTGCTGGTCAACAACGCGGCGCGCGACGACCGGCACGGCTGGGAGGACGTGACGCCCGAATATTACGACGAGCGGATCGCCACAAATCTGCGCCACATGTTCTTCGCCATCCAGGCGGTGGCGCCGGGGATGATCCGGGCCGGCAAGGGCGCGATCGTCAACTTCGGCTCGAACAGCTGGTGGGAGAAGGCCAGCGGCATGCCGGTCTACACCACAGCCAAGGCGGCCGTGCACGGCCTGACCCGCGGCATGGCGCGCGACCTCGGCAAGCATCGCATCCGGGTGAACACCGTGGTGCCCGGCTGGGTGATGACCGAGCGGCAGAAGACGCTGTGGGCCACGCCCGAGGCGCTGGAGCGCCATCGGCAGAACCAGTGCCTGCCCGACCTGATCGAGCCGGTCTATCTCGCACGCATGGTGCTGTTCCTCGCCTCCGACGACGGCGCGATGTGCACCGCCAACAACTACATGGTCGAGGCGGGATCGATCTGA